The Candidatus Sphingomonas colombiensis genome contains the following window.
TGCCGAAAGCGGGATGATGACGATTTCCGCCACCAGATAGGCGGTGGCGATCCAGGTTCCCTCGGTCGCGCTCGCGCCGATCTCGCCCTGAATCGTGGGGAGCGACGAGTTGACGATCGAAATGTCGAGCGTCGCCATCATCGCGCCAAGGCTGCCCGCGCCTACCGCCAGCCAGGCGGCGGCGTCGGCGCGTTCCGGCGCGGCCAGGCCGGGCGCTGCCGCAGCGCCGTGTGGCGCCTCGGCGGTGGTGGCGCTCATTGCCCGATCCGCTCGTTATGCTGTTCCTGCTCGTGCTTGATGCGGCTCGCCGCGCCCTTCGCCGAGCGCGTGTCGACGCTGACGTCTACCGACAGGCCCGGAACGAGCAGCGCGCGTGTCTCAGGCCCCGGGCTGATCGCGATCCGCACCGGCACGCGCTGGACGATCTTGGTGAAATTGCCCGTCGCGTTCTGCGGCGGCAGCACGGAGAATTGCGCGCCCGTGCCCGGCGAAACGCTGGCGACCCGGCCCGGAATCTCCACGCCGGGGAGCGCATCGACACGCACAGAGACCGGCTGGCCGACGCGCATCAGCCCGAGCTGCGTCTCCTTGAAGTTCGCATTGATATAGAGATCGGTGACCGGCACGAGCGTCATCAGCCGTGTCGCGGCCTGCACGAACTGGCCCTGTCGCACGGTCTTGTTGCCGATGCGCCCATCGATCGCGGCACGGATCAGCGTCGCGCCGACATTGGTGTTGGCGGCGGCGAGCTGCGCCCGCGCGCCCTCGCCCTGCGCGAGTGCCTGCTTCACCTGCGCCTGAAGCGTGCCGATGCGGCGTTCGGCGCTCACCAGCGCCGCCTGCGCCGCCGCGACCTTGGCATCGGCCT
Protein-coding sequences here:
- a CDS encoding HlyD family secretion protein; its protein translation is MVDQTPDNNATQPAEERSSPLKNPRVRLILFIALVVVVAGGIAWFVRYESFGKFQQSTNDAYVQADAVTVSPKVSGYVDKVFVADNQAVKAGEPLLQIDSRDYNAQAAQSQAQIDVAKANAAGVQAQISEQQAAITRSRADLAAARTAAAFAHAEVTRYQPLAASGAETRERLSQLRNDATQADAKVAAAQAALVSAERRIGTLQAQVKQALAQGEGARAQLAAANTNVGATLIRAAIDGRIGNKTVRQGQFVQAATRLMTLVPVTDLYINANFKETQLGLMRVGQPVSVRVDALPGVEIPGRVASVSPGTGAQFSVLPPQNATGNFTKIVQRVPVRIAISPGPETRALLVPGLSVDVSVDTRSAKGAASRIKHEQEQHNERIGQ